The Alkalihalobacillus sp. LMS6 genomic interval GGCAGCGGCGATTATCTTTTTACTTATATTAAATCAAGATTTTGGGATTTTGAATTATATGCTTGGCTTTATCGGTGTGGATCAAATTCCTTGGCTTAATGATCCTTTTTGGGCAAAAGTATCTTTAATTATGGTAACGATTTGGCGTTGGACAGGATACAATATGATTATTATTTTGGCAGGGTTACAAGTGATTCCAAAAGATTTGTACGAAGCGGCAAGCATTGATGGTGCAAGTACAGTGCGCAAATTTTTTTCCGTCACATTGCCGCAGTTAAAACCGGTTTTATTATTTGCTGTTGTGATGTCAACGATTGGTACCTTCCAATTGTTTGATGAAGCATTTAATCTCACAGGTGGTGGACCAATCAATGCAACGACTACGGTTACGATGTATTTGTATGAAAATGGTTTTGAATACTTTGATTTTGGCTATGCGTCTGCTATTGCCTACGTCGTCGTGATTATCATTGCGATTCTCTCGTTTATTCAGTTTAGAGTGGCAGGTGATCGTGAATGAAACTAGTTGGAAAGCTATTAAAGTATCTTGTTTTACTCATAGGTCTTTTTATTACGTTAGGGCCTTTTTATTGGATGGTTGTGGGAGCGACAAACTCTTCAGGCGCATTGCTATCCGTACCGCCGAACTTAGTCCCTGGAGATCAGCTTGTACAAAACTTTCAAAATCTAGTTGCGAACATCGATATCTTTCAAGCATTGTGGAATTCAACGGTTATCACGGTCATCTTTACGAGTGTAGCTGGCATCATAAGTGCGGCAGCGGGCTATGCATTTGCAAAATTTGAATTCAAAGGCAGGGGGCCAATCTTTGCGCTTTTGTTAGCGTCAATGATGATTCCTTATCAAGCTCTTATCATTCCACAATTTGAGTTGTTTGCAAATTTAGGTATCTTAAATACGTATAGCGCAATTATTTTACCGCAACTTGCTTATCCGTTTGCCATTTTTCTTATGCGGCAAAGTATGAAGTCTATTCCAGATTCCATCCTTGAATCTGCAAGAATTGATGGTTGCGGAGAGTACCGAATGTTTTTTCGGATTGCACTGCCGATGATGCTGCCGGCAATAGGCGCGGTCTCGATCTTTTTATTTACCCACCAGTGGAACAATTTCTTATGGCCGCTTGTGGCAATCGTGACGGAAGATATGTATACACTTCCGATTGTGTTATCCATTCTCGGCGGGCAAGATAATCTTGATTATGGCCAGCTTATGCTAGCAGCAACCATTTCTGTATTGCCTATTTTTATCATGTTTTTGTTTTTACAACGTTATTTTATTGCGGGCATTGCGAGCGGCGCCGTAAAAGAGTAATCCATAAGGAGAAGCTGGATCAAAAGCGACATTTGCTTTAGGTCCAGCTCTTTTTTCTGACGCACATGTATACAAGCGCTCGGCGCATATACTGAAGGATGTTGTCAGAGAAAGGAGCCAAAAGAATGACTCAATCTGAGCGTAAAGAAAGTGCTTATTATCGAGTGCTGAACCATGCGCTATTACATTTAATTCAACCAACTGATGTAGAAGTTCTTGATATTGGATGTGCGGCGGGGTATTTAGGAGAAGCGATTAAGGTGAAGACAGGAGGACTCGTCTCAGGGGTTGAACTTATATCAGAGGCTGCAGAAGAAGCGAAAGCAAGGCTCGACCAAGTCGTATGTGCAAACATTGAAGCAGACACACTCCCTTTTCACGACCAGCAATTTGATGCTGTTGTGTTTGGTGATGTGCTCGAACATATGCTAGACCCTTGGCGTGTAGTGAGAAAAACAGCAACGTTACTCAAGCCTTCAGGTTCCATTTACGCAAGCATCCCAAATGTTGGACATATTACCATCATCGAACAGTTGTTGAAAGGAACATGGACATACGCAGAATCAGGCTTACTCGATAAGACTCATTTCCGATTTTTTACGAAAGAAGAAATACGAAAGCTGTTTGAAGAGAATGGGTTTTCTATAGAATCAATCACCCAATTGATGAACACTGGGGAAAGAGAAGATCAATTGATTAAAGGGTTACGTTCTCTAGCAACAGCGTTTCAAATACCAGTAGATGATCTTCAAGAGCGGGCAACAGCTTATCAATATATCGTTCATGCTAGGAAGAAGGGGTAAGATGAAGGCAAAATTTAGCCATGTTACTCCCAATAATCATGTCTTTTATCAGATCGATGGAGATCTTCCTTCTGGCTGGTATTTTCTATCTTTTACTTATAAAGGCAAGCATTCTGTACCGATTAGGCTTTATTGGACATTCGATCAAGCTGGTTTTAAACAAACGTGGAGTGAGGAGATTGGCTTGTTAGATAGCAAACTTGTTAACCAGCATCTATTCTCTTGTTATCTTTCTCCTCATCTAACCAAGCTCCAGGTTTCATTAGAATTTGAAGAAGAGACACCACATGAACTCGCGATCACACAAGCGACCCCTATGTTGCTTAATACGTTTTTATCTCTTGCTTGGTCAAAAAAACATCAACATTTTAACATTGAGTGGGATGGCACGAACCATTTGATGAATTATAATCGCTATCGAGCTTTTAAGTTACTTGAAAACAAACGAAATTTAGCCCCACTTTTAACAGCTATGAGACATGATATTCCTGATGAGCATGCATATTATCTTTTGCAAGAAAAAGAACCTGCACTTAGCTTATGCGACGGTCCGGTCGTTTCAGTTGTCATTCCAGTATACGACGTCAATATTAAGTATTTATTAGAAGCCGTGCGCTCTGTTCAAAATCAATCGTATCAAGCTGTGGATTGCATCGTTGTAATTCATGAAAGTATTCCAGACAATCTCATTGATCAGTTTAAAGAAGAAGTGCATAATCAAAACCTCCGTATTATGAAAGGAAGTGGGGTAGGCACAAAGGCTTCTTTAATCAATCAAGGGTTGTCGGTCGTTATGGGAGAACAAGTGTTAATTCTACAGCCTGATGATCGGTTAGCGGTAAATGGCATTGCGTGGTTGATGCGAACAGAAGCGGACGTCGTATATAGTCATGAAGCGTATATAAACGAAACAGGTACGTTCGTTAATGTGTACGAAAAGCCGGCATGGTCACCAGAACTTCTTTTAGCCCATAATTACTTAGGAACTGGTGTGATGATTTCGACGAAACTTTTAAAAAGTTCAGGTGCATTCCGAACGCAATATGGGCAGGCAAGTGACTATGATTTCTATTTAAGAATAACGGAGGTAGCAGCTTCAGTTGAAAGAGTGGAAAAATATGCTTATCATAAGCGCTTGGCCTCTGATTTATGTGAATGGGAAAGCGATGAAACGAGACAACAAGAAACGGTTCAGCTTGGAAAAAAGGCGCTAGAGGAAGCGCTCGTAAGAAGAAAGCAAAGTGGCAAAGTGTTTATAAAAGACGAAGAGTCAAATCTTTATGCCATACGTATGAACGTACCGGATCAAGTGAAAATAAGCATTCTTATATGTACCCGAGATCAGCCGGGATTACTAGAACGTTGTTTGGTATCGATTTTTGAGAAAACGACGTATCAACATTTTGAAGTTCTGGTTGTTGATAATGGATCTGTTGAAAATGAGACGGCTGCTCTGTTTGAAAAATGGAAGCAGCAAGAGGCAAATCGATTTCGTGTGATTCGAGATGACCGACCATTTAATTTTTCTGCTTTAAATAACGAAGCAGTAAAAAAATCAACTGGTGAATTAATCGTATTATTGAACAACGACATTGAAGTTCTGTCTTCCATGTGGCTTGAAGATATGGCGGGTTATGCCATTCAAGAAGAAATTGGCGCGGTCGGTGCGTTGCTTTACTATCAAAGTGGCCATGTCCAACATGCTGGAGCCATCTTTAATGATGTGGCGCCTATCCACTCGTTTTATAAAGGACTTCTGGGCGACAATGCGGTTTCAAAACTTGTGCAGTTACAAAGAAATTTTTTAGCTGTAACAGGAGCATGTCTGATGGTAAAGCGATCGCTTTATGAGGAAGTTGGCGGACTAGATGAAGCTTTTGAATCGTCTTACAACGATATGCATTTTTGTATGGAGCTTTATGCTCGAGGCAAACGAAATGTGTTGATCCCAGAAGCTAAACTATATCATCATGAATCGATTTCAAGAGGGCGTTTGCAAACAATCGACAAGCAAGAAGAGTGGATGCGAGAACTGGGACGATTTCGATCATTATGGGGACATTATTTTCAAAAAGATCCTTTTGTTAGCAGCCACACGTTTTGAGCGGACATTAATTTTAAAGCTCGTTTAGTAGTACAAAAAGAATCTTCATGAATGTTCATGAAGATTCTTTTTTATCCATCTTTTCTTGTATGATCAGAAAAATCCTCTTCCTTTTCACTGCTATTTTCCATTGTTTCTTCTTGTTCTTTTGTATAGCTTTTTTCATTGTCGTCTTTATTTGGATTTGAATGATCATCTCGTTCTTGTCGATCTTTATCCCGATTTTTCATCGTTTCTTCTTGTGAATCCGTATAAGAGCGTTCTTCATCTTTTTCCTCTTCTTGTTTTTGTTTTAAGTAATCTGATCGCTCTCCGTGCCAAATTAAGTCAAAAATAGCGCGGCCATTGGTTGGTTGACCATCTGGTAAGTAAACCGGAATAATATCAAAGAACACAAAGTAAAAAACGTAAAACATGAATGTACTCCAAAACATGTTTTCAGGTAAGATGGAGGCTGATAAGAGTGAATTGATGATAATGGCTACAATCATACAAGATAAGATTGGCGAGGCATAAATCAAGCCGTGCCAAAAACGGTTTTTGGGGTTTACTTCATCATATTCCATCCAGCTAAACATAAAAAAATAACGACGTACTTCAATCGTTTTTAAAGAAAAAAGTTTGGGACCGCTACCAACAACCAAATTTTTATTCGATGCTCCAAGTAATACAGCTGTTAAATAATAGCCGGATTCTCGAATAACTGTAACAATAGGTAAAATGACTAATGCAGACATAATAAGTCTTCCTAAATCAATGAGTGTAAACATCGCATGTAGCTCCTTTCGTACTTTCCTCTACTAACGTACCCGATTCAGATAGACCACAATCCACATTTTTAAATTCACGAACATGTAGTAGAAATACATCTTTATTTTCCCTTAAAAGAGTGGCAAAATAGGAAAGAAGCGATAAATACAGACTTTTGTGAGAACGATTTCACATTATTGGGAGAGAAGGGTTAATTTGGAGCAAACAGCAATTACGGGTAAAAAACGGTTCGGTTTAGCCTTATTACTCGGGACGTTGGCAGCGTTTGGACCACTAACGATTGATATGTATTTACCTAGCTTTCCGTCTATTGCATCGGATTTAGGCTCACCAGCTTCGTTGGTACAGCTCAGCTTAACTGCTTGTTTGTTAGGTCTAGGTACAGGTCAACTAGTTGTTGGACCGTTGAGTGACTCGAAAGGAAGAAAAAAACCGCTTGTTATATCAATCTTTTTGTATGTGCTCGCGTCTTTAGCTTGTGCGATGGCACCAAATATTACAACACTGATAGTGGCGAGGTTTATGCAAGGTTTCACAGCAGCAGCGGGAATCGTCATTTCAAGAGCGATTGTCCGTGATTTATTTAATGGAAGAGAACTAACGAAATTTTTCTCATTATTAATGCTTATTAATGGGTTAGCGCCGATTTTAGCTCCTGTTTTTGGTAGTGCAGTTTTGTTGTTACCAGGTGCTAATTGGAACTGGATTTTTATTACACTGGCTATCCTTGGTCTTGTCATTGTTCTGATTGTCATTAATCGCTTAAAAGAGACGTTGCCTGAAGAAAATCGAACGCAAAGCAGTATTGGTCATACATTGCGGACATTTAAGAGCTTACTATTAGATCGAACATTTATGGGTTTTGCGTTCACTCAAGGGTTAATGATGGGAGGAATTTTTGCATACGTGTCAGGAACTCCTTTTGTTTATCAAGGTATCTACAATGTATCACCCCAAGTATTTAGTCTGTTGTTTGCCGTAAATGGGTTAGGGATTATTGTTGGGACTCATTTAGTCGGCCGATATGCAGGAATTATACCTGAGCGTTCATTTCTTCGTTTTGGGTTAATAACGGCTAGTATCGCCAGTAGCGTATTGCTCATTATGACGATCATGAATGGACCATTATTTACGATTGTGATCCCCATCTTCTTATTTGTTTCTATGATTGGTATGATTGGAACGACATCTTTCTCTTTGGCAATGGAAGCACAAGGGGGGAGAGCGGGTAGTGCCTCAGCCTTACTTGGGTTATTGCCGTTTGTAATTGGAGCGATAACGGCACCACTTGTCGGTATTGCAGGTGAAGATACGGCTGTACCAATGGGATTAATCATGTTCCTATCAAGCATTGCGGCTTTAGCAGCGTTTTATTTTCTTGCAAAAGGCGGAAAAGACGTTCAGGAGGCAAAGGATCTTTAGAATGGGAAGACAAAAAAGCGCTATCGACAACACTCTCTAGATAGAGACGCTTGTCGTAAAGCGCTTTTTCTGTTTTTTTCATAGATGATCTACTATTGCATGGCTTGGCTATTTTTTTTAGACATTTCTTTTAAAAATTGTTGCTCTTCTATTGTTAGCTCTCGACTTAACTTCGATTCCATCTCTTTTTTTAACGAAATAAATAATAGTTTTGCTGTTTGATCGAGCATAAAAGGCCTCTTTTCATTCATGCTTTACAGTATATTCGTACTAATTTTAACAGATTGCAATGAAAATAGAAAGATCTTCCCAGGCATTTCCGTAAGAACAACTGGGTAATAAAGGGAGTGAGTGACTTCTTTTATGGTAAAGCCTATGTTAGAGTATAGGGGAAAGAAGGTGACATATGGGGGAGTTAAAGAGTAAACGCGATGCTGCTGCAGCATTAATTGGACAGCTAGACAAACAGTTAAGGTGCCCCTTCTGTCGGCATGTTTTAGTGTGGGATCAATCGTATCGTTTCACATGTGCGGAGAACCACTCATTTGATTTATCGAAACAAGGATCACTATTCTTAGTGAAACAGGCTGCAAATAGTCAATATAATGGGCCGTTGTTCCAAGCAAGACATAACATGATTCAGCAATTTCAGCTATATGCGCCAATTTATGAGCCCATTTCTTTAGAGCTAAAAAATAAAGATGTGATACTAGATGCTGGAACAGGTGAAGGTTCTCACTTGAATGAACTTAAGAAAAGAGTCCCGGACATCGTTCCAATTGGATTAGACTTATCAAAAGATGGCATTAACCAAGCGGGGAAACTTTATCGAGATAGCGTATGGATGGTAGGAGATTTAGCCAATCTTCCGTTTCAAAATGAATCAATCAACGTCATACTAAACATCTTATCTCCTTCAAATTACGCTGAATTCAAGAGAGTATTAAAACAAGGTGGGAAACTGATTAAAGTAATACCAGGTGAGAACTATCTCCAAGAACTAAGAGAATACACGAACGAAACAACAAACGTAACGTATTCAAACCACCAAACCGTAGCCTTATTTAACCAGCATTTTTCTGAAGTACAGATAAAGACAGTTCAGTATAAAAAAGAATTAACTCAAACAGAGCGTCAAGCGATCGTCAACATGTCGCCACTCGGATGGTCTGTTTCGGCAGAAGCGAAGCAAATGTATATTCAAGAAGGTCAATCGACAATCACAATTGATTTAACTCTTTTAATCGCCAAGGCTTAGCGAAGAACATCCAGCTTGCTTACTCATGCGTGGATGTTCTTTGTTTTTCGATAATTGATGAGTAATAGGGCATGATGTAATCTTTGTATTCATCTTTCAGTTCAGGAGGGAGCGTCTTGAAAAATTTCACATCAACGGATTCATTGCTGTTATGTTTTAACTTGCCGCTATACTGATTGGTCCAATAAACCGCAGTAACGGAATAAATTTCATCCCCATTTTGAAAGGTAAAATGGTAGTCTTCGCCTGAAAAAATGCCGAGTAATTGAAGAGATGTAATCACGAGCCCCGTTTCTTCAAAAACTTCGCGAGTAGCTGTCCCTTCAATCGTCTCACCAAGTTCCATAAGACCACCCGGAAGTCCCCATCCTCCATCTTTGCGATGTTCAAGTAACAATTCTCCCTGATCAGTAAAAATAAGCACGACCGCTCCAGGCAATAGTAAAGGATCGTTCCCTACTTTTTGGCGTAAAGCATTTACATAATCCAATGTCTTCACTCCTTTAGGGTGAGTGTGGTGAGGGGTGTTGCAACAATTATATACGCATCATTGATTTTTCAAAAGAGAATTAGATAGTCGCTTAAAATAGGTGAACAGAGCAGGAACTTTGTCCATACGTTCAACATTCCATTTGCATAAGGTATAGAAGACCTTAAGTTTGGGAGGTGAATGGAATGAGTTACTACGGAACTGGTGGGTATGGACATTATAAACCTTCAAAAGGCTTCTCAGCACGTATCTGTCCTGGTTGTCGCTGCAAAAAGCGTTGCAATTCTTGTAACGAACGTCCTAAAAATCGTCCAGAGGAACGTCCTAATTGTGGAGATGCAGGGGATGCAACATTTGGAGATGCAACATTTGGAGATGCAACATTTGGAGACGCGACGTTTGGAGACGCAACGTAAGGGTCGCAATTGAGAATCAATTAGTGGTATCAATCTATACAAGGCTAAGCCATTGTGCAACAATAGGCTTAGCTTGTTTTAATTAGGGGTGTAAACCATGAGAATTGAGGCACCAAAAATACCGGAGTCTTTAACAGAAAGAAAGTTGCTCAAAATGATAGAGGAGCATGAGAACGAAGCTGTCTACATATCGATCAATGAAGAAGATGCACGTGATGTAATAGTTGAGCGATTCGTCCTTTCAAACGCTCGCGTGTCACGCACGACGTTTACGGGTGCACAGATGCCTCGTGCAGATTTTACAGATGTGCAATTTATAAACTGTGATTTTTCAAATGTGGATTTCTCAGAAAGTATCTTTCATCGGGTGGAATTTATTGATTGCAAGTTGATTGGGAGTCATTTTTCAAATGCTCATCTGACGCAAACAACTTTCTCAAATAGCATGTTGAATTTAAGTAACTTTATTGATGTTCGAATCAAGCAAGTTCAGTTTACAAAGTCGTCAATGAAACAAATGAATGTAGCAAATGGGAAGATCAAAGGGTTATACCTGAATGAGTGTGATATAGATAATATCAGTTTTTTTGAAACGCCATTAATGGGTGTTGATATAAGTACATGTACCTATAACCGAATAGAGGCGTCACAGCAAGTGATCGCTGGGTTGATTGTGTCGAGAGATCAAGCGGTTGGCTTCGCACGATTATTAGGTTTAAGAATAAAGGAAGAAATGTAACAGATATGTGAATTTCTATTAAAACGGAAAGATTCTCGCTACCATTCTATTTAGCAACAAGAGAACCCATGGTACACTGAGAAAAAGGATTTATGGAGGGGTATAATGGGGAAACGAATTATGTTGTTCATTGGAACGAATATTCTTGTTCTAACAACAATTTTTCTTGTGTGGTCATTGATCATTCAGTTTACAGGCATTGATGGATCATTCGTATCGAGTGATGGTTCCATCCAATTTGCTGTTATTTTATTATTTAGTGCGATTGTTGGGTTTGCAGGTTCCTTTATTTCATTAGCGATGTCTCGTTGGATCGCAAAAACGATGATGAAGGTCAAAGTAATCGATCCTGATGGTCCAATGTCTAGAGATGAGAAAGCAATTGTAGAAAAAGTTCATCGCTTATCAAGAGCAGCTGGCTTAGTGCATATGCCAGAGGTAGGCATTTATCAAAGTAATGAAGTGAATGCATTTGCAACAGGTCCATCAAAAAAACGATCGCTCGTAGCGGTCTCATCAGGATTATTAGACACGATGGACGACGATGCTGTTGAAGGTGTTATCGCACACGAAGTTGCCCACGTTGCGAATGGTGATATGGTTACAATGACGCTATTGCAAGGAATTGTTAATACATTTGTAGTGTTCTTCTCCCGTGTGATTGCAATTGTTTTATCACGCTTTGTGCGCCCGGAATTTCAGTTTATTGTCCAATTCGCTTCAATTATTATTTTACAAATTCTCTTTTCTATACTAGGAAGCCTTGTTATTAGTGCCTATTCACGTCATCGTGAATTCCACGCAGATCGTGGTGGTGCAGACTTGGCAGGAAAAGATAAAATGGTTCATGCGCTACGTTCATTGCAACAGTATGTAAATCGCGCGAAAGCAGGGGATCATTTAGACGATACTGCTGTTCAAACGATGAAGATTAATGGTGGAAAATCAATGATGAAATTGATGTCGACACACCCTGATTTGAACGATCGAATTGCACGATTAGAACAACGTTAAGAAGAAACTTCCGTCGAGACTATCGACGGAAGTTTTTTTAAGGAATTGGGTTACCGGCTGCTGCATAAAGCTCTGTCCATTCTTCCCTTGATAACGGAATGGCTGAGCCAGCACAAGCTTCTTTTACTCTACTTGGTTTTGTTGACCCTACCACAACTTGGATATTAGCTGGATGCCTCGTAATCCATGCGGTAGCGATTGCTGTAGCAGTGACATTATACTGTTTTGCTAAACGCTCAAGTACATCATTAAGCTCTGGGAATTCTTTGTGATTGCCAATAAACGTGCCTGCAAAAAATCCATTTTGATAAGGAGACCAAGCTTGTAAAGTAATCTCATTCAGACGACTATAATCAAGCGTTCCAGCGTCTCGATTGACAGATTCATCAGTCTTCATGTTTAGCGACATACTTGAGTCAATTAACGGTGTGTGCGC includes:
- a CDS encoding pentapeptide repeat-containing protein; this encodes MRIEAPKIPESLTERKLLKMIEEHENEAVYISINEEDARDVIVERFVLSNARVSRTTFTGAQMPRADFTDVQFINCDFSNVDFSESIFHRVEFIDCKLIGSHFSNAHLTQTTFSNSMLNLSNFIDVRIKQVQFTKSSMKQMNVANGKIKGLYLNECDIDNISFFETPLMGVDISTCTYNRIEASQQVIAGLIVSRDQAVGFARLLGLRIKEEM
- a CDS encoding methyltransferase domain-containing protein — encoded protein: MGELKSKRDAAAALIGQLDKQLRCPFCRHVLVWDQSYRFTCAENHSFDLSKQGSLFLVKQAANSQYNGPLFQARHNMIQQFQLYAPIYEPISLELKNKDVILDAGTGEGSHLNELKKRVPDIVPIGLDLSKDGINQAGKLYRDSVWMVGDLANLPFQNESINVILNILSPSNYAEFKRVLKQGGKLIKVIPGENYLQELREYTNETTNVTYSNHQTVALFNQHFSEVQIKTVQYKKELTQTERQAIVNMSPLGWSVSAEAKQMYIQEGQSTITIDLTLLIAKA
- a CDS encoding carbohydrate ABC transporter permease encodes the protein MKLVGKLLKYLVLLIGLFITLGPFYWMVVGATNSSGALLSVPPNLVPGDQLVQNFQNLVANIDIFQALWNSTVITVIFTSVAGIISAAAGYAFAKFEFKGRGPIFALLLASMMIPYQALIIPQFELFANLGILNTYSAIILPQLAYPFAIFLMRQSMKSIPDSILESARIDGCGEYRMFFRIALPMMLPAIGAVSIFLFTHQWNNFLWPLVAIVTEDMYTLPIVLSILGGQDNLDYGQLMLAATISVLPIFIMFLFLQRYFIAGIASGAVKE
- a CDS encoding carbohydrate ABC transporter permease, with translation MSERALSNKSTPIRKKKKNNRSTGGLAPYIFIAPAVILFVLFTGYPIVYSLILSFTTNEAGVNVFAGFDNYIRLFQDTLFYESLFNTFIILIVQVPVMTMLAVILANVLHSGIHKYKGVLRVAFFTPTVTSLVAAAIIFLLILNQDFGILNYMLGFIGVDQIPWLNDPFWAKVSLIMVTIWRWTGYNMIIILAGLQVIPKDLYEAASIDGASTVRKFFSVTLPQLKPVLLFAVVMSTIGTFQLFDEAFNLTGGGPINATTTVTMYLYENGFEYFDFGYASAIAYVVVIIIAILSFIQFRVAGDRE
- a CDS encoding bifunctional 2-polyprenyl-6-hydroxyphenol methylase/3-demethylubiquinol 3-O-methyltransferase UbiG, whose product is MTQSERKESAYYRVLNHALLHLIQPTDVEVLDIGCAAGYLGEAIKVKTGGLVSGVELISEAAEEAKARLDQVVCANIEADTLPFHDQQFDAVVFGDVLEHMLDPWRVVRKTATLLKPSGSIYASIPNVGHITIIEQLLKGTWTYAESGLLDKTHFRFFTKEEIRKLFEENGFSIESITQLMNTGEREDQLIKGLRSLATAFQIPVDDLQERATAYQYIVHARKKG
- a CDS encoding multidrug effflux MFS transporter, producing MEQTAITGKKRFGLALLLGTLAAFGPLTIDMYLPSFPSIASDLGSPASLVQLSLTACLLGLGTGQLVVGPLSDSKGRKKPLVISIFLYVLASLACAMAPNITTLIVARFMQGFTAAAGIVISRAIVRDLFNGRELTKFFSLLMLINGLAPILAPVFGSAVLLLPGANWNWIFITLAILGLVIVLIVINRLKETLPEENRTQSSIGHTLRTFKSLLLDRTFMGFAFTQGLMMGGIFAYVSGTPFVYQGIYNVSPQVFSLLFAVNGLGIIVGTHLVGRYAGIIPERSFLRFGLITASIASSVLLIMTIMNGPLFTIVIPIFLFVSMIGMIGTTSFSLAMEAQGGRAGSASALLGLLPFVIGAITAPLVGIAGEDTAVPMGLIMFLSSIAALAAFYFLAKGGKDVQEAKDL
- a CDS encoding NUDIX hydrolase, which translates into the protein MKTLDYVNALRQKVGNDPLLLPGAVVLIFTDQGELLLEHRKDGGWGLPGGLMELGETIEGTATREVFEETGLVITSLQLLGIFSGEDYHFTFQNGDEIYSVTAVYWTNQYSGKLKHNSNESVDVKFFKTLPPELKDEYKDYIMPYYSSIIEKQRTSTHE
- the htpX gene encoding protease HtpX, which produces MGKRIMLFIGTNILVLTTIFLVWSLIIQFTGIDGSFVSSDGSIQFAVILLFSAIVGFAGSFISLAMSRWIAKTMMKVKVIDPDGPMSRDEKAIVEKVHRLSRAAGLVHMPEVGIYQSNEVNAFATGPSKKRSLVAVSSGLLDTMDDDAVEGVIAHEVAHVANGDMVTMTLLQGIVNTFVVFFSRVIAIVLSRFVRPEFQFIVQFASIIILQILFSILGSLVISAYSRHREFHADRGGADLAGKDKMVHALRSLQQYVNRAKAGDHLDDTAVQTMKINGGKSMMKLMSTHPDLNDRIARLEQR
- a CDS encoding glycosyltransferase; the protein is MKAKFSHVTPNNHVFYQIDGDLPSGWYFLSFTYKGKHSVPIRLYWTFDQAGFKQTWSEEIGLLDSKLVNQHLFSCYLSPHLTKLQVSLEFEEETPHELAITQATPMLLNTFLSLAWSKKHQHFNIEWDGTNHLMNYNRYRAFKLLENKRNLAPLLTAMRHDIPDEHAYYLLQEKEPALSLCDGPVVSVVIPVYDVNIKYLLEAVRSVQNQSYQAVDCIVVIHESIPDNLIDQFKEEVHNQNLRIMKGSGVGTKASLINQGLSVVMGEQVLILQPDDRLAVNGIAWLMRTEADVVYSHEAYINETGTFVNVYEKPAWSPELLLAHNYLGTGVMISTKLLKSSGAFRTQYGQASDYDFYLRITEVAASVERVEKYAYHKRLASDLCEWESDETRQQETVQLGKKALEEALVRRKQSGKVFIKDEESNLYAIRMNVPDQVKISILICTRDQPGLLERCLVSIFEKTTYQHFEVLVVDNGSVENETAALFEKWKQQEANRFRVIRDDRPFNFSALNNEAVKKSTGELIVLLNNDIEVLSSMWLEDMAGYAIQEEIGAVGALLYYQSGHVQHAGAIFNDVAPIHSFYKGLLGDNAVSKLVQLQRNFLAVTGACLMVKRSLYEEVGGLDEAFESSYNDMHFCMELYARGKRNVLIPEAKLYHHESISRGRLQTIDKQEEWMRELGRFRSLWGHYFQKDPFVSSHTF